In one window of Nitrospira sp. DNA:
- a CDS encoding YihY/virulence factor BrkB family protein, with protein MTELSFLTNVFDTFRRRGCLSLAASLAFFSLLSLFPMVFLLLYGISFIVSQDVIGYQFLLGFLKGFLPSMGERLARDIRRVAEQEEVRWAVFLAFGWFSALVFYELDYAMNTVFGTAAKRHPLISTLVAVALIWMLGFLTLISFVATQAIELLTAYAPRFLGMNLVAIAAHDFLIAYSLPFLLAFASVTCLYRFLPHQRPTWREATIGGAVFSLLWVSAKALFVTYLEDAAVYTQLYGSLLEVVLLMLWVYYSSALVLLGAVVTHECQCRRPSYGTEASSDRAEVV; from the coding sequence ATGACTGAACTGTCGTTTCTCACCAACGTCTTCGACACCTTTCGACGGCGAGGCTGTCTCAGCTTGGCCGCCTCCCTGGCCTTCTTCTCCTTGCTGTCTCTCTTTCCCATGGTCTTCCTGCTGCTCTACGGCATCAGCTTCATCGTCAGCCAGGATGTGATCGGGTATCAATTCCTCCTGGGGTTTCTGAAAGGCTTTCTTCCCAGCATGGGGGAACGACTGGCCAGGGATATTCGGCGCGTGGCGGAACAGGAAGAGGTCCGGTGGGCGGTGTTTCTCGCGTTCGGCTGGTTCAGCGCACTCGTGTTCTACGAATTGGACTATGCCATGAACACCGTGTTCGGCACAGCGGCCAAACGGCATCCGCTGATTTCCACGCTGGTGGCGGTCGCGTTGATCTGGATGTTGGGTTTCTTGACGTTGATCTCCTTCGTCGCCACCCAGGCGATCGAGCTCTTGACGGCCTATGCGCCTCGCTTCCTCGGCATGAACCTGGTCGCCATCGCCGCCCATGATTTTCTGATCGCCTATTCACTCCCGTTCCTGCTCGCCTTTGCCTCCGTCACCTGTCTCTATCGATTTCTTCCTCATCAGCGGCCCACGTGGCGGGAGGCGACGATCGGAGGGGCGGTGTTCAGCCTCTTGTGGGTATCAGCCAAAGCCCTGTTCGTGACCTATCTGGAAGATGCCGCCGTCTACACCCAACTCTACGGCTCATTACTCGAAGTGGTGCTCCTCATGCTCTGGGTCTACTATTCCTCGGCGCTGGTGCTCCTCGGCGCCGTCGTGACCCACGAATGCCAATGCAGACGGCCGTCGTACGGCACAGAAGCCTCTTCTGATCGGGCAGAAGTTGTCTGA
- a CDS encoding site-2 protease family protein, translated as MQGPDWKIGRMFGIPIHVHASWLLVFFFVTWSLATGYLPDVLPGLTEPRYWAMGGVAAILLFASVLLHELGHSLVALRYRIPISQITLFIFGGVAQMRKEPPHPLAEFLIAIAGPIVSFLLAGLCIGLVTLLEFLPTGSSVHGLVALGTLLGMVNTQLGLFNLLPGFPLDGGRALRAGLWAWSKDYYRATSQAALVGLLFGVSFGLFGAFLLVGALSGTVSGALASSGGWIVLLGAFLFAAARGSRKQAAIRGSLASVPVRELMVSNVVAISPDTTLEEAVNQYFLPYGYGGFPVVQDGRLVGVVGVRDVQTVSNGLWAFRRVADIMQTSSDDMVVSPDLSAMQALEQMIATGAERLVVVQDGQLLGLVTRASIGHFIEQRHPSGMGSSS; from the coding sequence ATGCAGGGCCCAGACTGGAAAATCGGCCGGATGTTCGGGATTCCCATCCACGTGCACGCCTCGTGGCTCTTAGTCTTTTTCTTTGTGACCTGGTCGTTGGCGACGGGCTATTTGCCCGACGTGCTGCCCGGTCTCACCGAGCCGCGATATTGGGCGATGGGCGGTGTGGCGGCCATCCTTCTGTTTGCATCCGTCCTCCTGCATGAGCTCGGCCATTCCCTGGTGGCCCTTCGGTATCGGATTCCGATCAGTCAGATCACACTGTTTATCTTCGGTGGTGTGGCCCAGATGCGAAAGGAACCGCCGCATCCCCTGGCTGAGTTCTTGATTGCGATTGCCGGTCCGATCGTGAGCTTTCTGCTCGCCGGTCTGTGCATCGGCCTGGTCACGCTGTTGGAGTTCCTTCCGACCGGATCCTCCGTGCACGGGTTGGTCGCGTTGGGGACGCTGCTCGGAATGGTCAACACTCAATTGGGCCTGTTTAATCTGCTCCCTGGTTTTCCGCTGGACGGCGGTCGCGCCTTGCGGGCCGGGTTGTGGGCCTGGAGCAAGGACTATTATCGCGCGACAAGCCAGGCGGCATTGGTCGGATTGTTGTTCGGCGTGAGCTTCGGCCTCTTCGGGGCCTTTCTTCTCGTCGGGGCCCTTTCCGGTACCGTCTCCGGTGCTCTGGCGAGCAGCGGGGGCTGGATCGTGTTGCTGGGGGCGTTCCTGTTCGCCGCCGCGCGAGGGAGCCGGAAGCAGGCCGCTATCCGCGGGTCATTGGCGTCGGTGCCGGTCCGCGAGTTGATGGTCAGCAATGTCGTGGCCATTTCTCCCGACACCACGTTGGAGGAGGCCGTGAACCAGTATTTTCTCCCCTACGGGTATGGAGGATTCCCTGTGGTGCAGGACGGCCGGCTGGTCGGCGTCGTGGGGGTGCGCGATGTGCAGACGGTGAGCAATGGGCTCTGGGCGTTCCGCCGGGTGGCCGATATCATGCAAACCTCCAGCGATGACATGGTGGTGTCGCCGGATCTCTCGGCGATGCAGGCGTTGGAGCAGATGATCGCGACGGGGGCTGAACGGCTCGTGGTCGTTCAAGACGGGCAACTGTTGGGCCTGGTGACGCGCGCCTCCATCGGGCATTTCATTGAGCAGCGACACCCTTCCGGCATGGGATCCTCATCGTAA
- a CDS encoding polysaccharide deacetylase family protein, whose translation MALALEALPVEAQVITAGPASCPAVALTYDLCPVRTASGFDRELIDFLIEHKVPATFFMSGRWMAKHDAEVKKLLAVPFFEIGTHGEVHAHLPMHEVEEQQQEIMGPVRLLKTKYGRPAALFRPPYGEYNDQTVEAVKALGLKFILWNIESGDPDPTLTAEAIVTRVQKRMKPGSVIVMHANGKGKHTREVSETLAATLLPAKGLTPMTVSDLLRCNQSTATPTP comes from the coding sequence ATGGCACTCGCCCTGGAGGCCCTTCCTGTGGAAGCACAAGTCATCACGGCAGGCCCGGCTTCATGCCCTGCCGTGGCTTTGACCTATGATCTCTGCCCCGTGCGCACGGCCTCCGGATTCGACCGGGAGCTGATCGACTTCCTCATCGAGCACAAGGTGCCGGCGACGTTTTTCATGTCCGGCCGCTGGATGGCTAAACACGATGCCGAGGTCAAGAAGCTGCTTGCCGTGCCGTTTTTCGAAATCGGCACCCACGGCGAGGTACATGCCCATTTACCGATGCACGAGGTCGAGGAACAGCAACAGGAAATTATGGGGCCGGTGCGCCTGCTCAAGACCAAATACGGTCGCCCTGCCGCCCTGTTCCGGCCGCCCTATGGAGAATATAACGACCAAACGGTCGAAGCCGTGAAAGCCCTGGGCCTGAAGTTTATCCTGTGGAATATCGAATCCGGCGATCCCGACCCGACGCTGACGGCAGAAGCGATCGTGACCCGTGTGCAGAAACGAATGAAGCCGGGCAGCGTGATCGTCATGCACGCCAACGGCAAGGGCAAACATACCCGCGAAGTGAGCGAAACCCTCGCCGCCACCCTGTTGCCGGCCAAAGGCCTGACCCCGATGACCGTGTCGGACCTCTTACGATGCAACCAATCGACAGCCACCCCCACACCATAA
- a CDS encoding GNAT family N-acetyltransferase, producing the protein MQPIDSHPHTIIRDMREDDRDPVIEILTGSDPWKRLGFTAVDWNRIFAPLPAGRETFVLEIDGTVLGIAIVRKKFLFGDYLELLGISPSAIGQGLGGRLLSHVESLTFARANNMFACVSDFNDGARAFYRKQGYKEIGPMPNFLIPGYAEILLRKTTGPARKS; encoded by the coding sequence ATGCAACCAATCGACAGCCACCCCCACACCATAATTCGCGACATGCGGGAGGACGATCGCGACCCGGTGATCGAGATCCTCACCGGCTCCGATCCCTGGAAGCGACTCGGCTTCACCGCCGTCGATTGGAACCGTATCTTTGCACCGCTGCCCGCCGGGCGAGAGACGTTTGTGTTGGAAATCGACGGGACCGTGTTGGGCATTGCCATCGTGCGCAAGAAATTCCTGTTCGGAGATTATCTGGAGCTACTCGGGATCTCCCCGTCGGCGATCGGCCAGGGACTCGGCGGCCGGTTGTTGTCCCATGTCGAATCGCTCACGTTCGCGCGGGCCAACAATATGTTTGCCTGCGTGTCGGACTTTAACGATGGAGCCCGGGCCTTCTACCGCAAGCAGGGCTATAAGGAAATCGGTCCCATGCCGAACTTTCTCATTCCCGGCTACGCCGAAATTCTGCTGCGCAAGACGACCGGCCCGGCACGAAAGAGCTAA
- a CDS encoding VOC family protein: protein MKVTKLLHTRMRVSDMDQTIRFYQHILGLEVLERKVSPRGSHLAFLKVPNSEELIELCSFPASGPVTVQEDLVHLAFQVENLDDTIRALEAKQVNITDGPTKTSSGSRFIFIDAPDGYEVELIERPPGTALV, encoded by the coding sequence ATGAAAGTCACAAAACTCCTCCATACCCGCATGCGGGTCAGCGACATGGATCAGACGATCCGCTTCTACCAGCACATATTGGGGCTGGAGGTCCTGGAGCGCAAGGTCTCGCCGCGGGGGTCCCACCTCGCGTTTCTCAAAGTTCCTAACAGTGAAGAACTTATCGAACTGTGCAGTTTTCCCGCGAGCGGACCGGTGACCGTGCAGGAAGATCTGGTGCACCTCGCCTTTCAGGTCGAGAACCTGGACGACACGATCCGGGCACTGGAAGCCAAGCAGGTGAACATCACCGACGGCCCGACCAAGACCTCCTCCGGCAGTCGCTTCATTTTTATCGACGCGCCGGACGGCTACGAAGTGGAACTCATCGAACGCCCGCCGGGCACCGCACTGGTGTAA
- a CDS encoding diaminopimelate epimerase yields the protein MKNGFFRGHGLGNDYVVMDPTDLTFKLTPGRIRGICDRHWGLGSDGILALVPSKKADFGLRIYNPDGSEAEKSGNGLRIFARYLHATGKTKKRAFTVETKGGLVSIALHLDRHGDAAAATVEMGRATFQPSALPCTLTVDELIRQPIEAAGRSLQFTGVSVGNPHCVIFKQPGETWTREDLLTLGPVLENHALFPKRTNVQLAVPTGPKEIFILIWERGAGETQASGSSSCAAASAAVRLGLVKGPVTVKMPGGTLNIEVAQDFSLTMKGPVAEVARGALSPSFVRGLK from the coding sequence ATGAAGAACGGGTTTTTCCGCGGACACGGACTCGGCAACGACTATGTGGTGATGGATCCCACGGACCTGACGTTCAAACTCACCCCCGGCAGAATCCGCGGCATCTGCGATCGCCATTGGGGACTGGGCAGCGACGGGATCCTGGCGCTGGTCCCCTCGAAGAAAGCCGACTTCGGCCTGCGCATCTACAATCCGGACGGCAGCGAGGCGGAAAAATCCGGTAATGGCCTGCGCATCTTCGCCCGCTACCTGCACGCCACCGGCAAAACCAAAAAGCGAGCCTTCACGGTCGAAACCAAAGGGGGCTTGGTCTCCATTGCTCTCCATCTCGATCGCCACGGCGACGCCGCTGCCGCCACGGTCGAGATGGGCCGGGCGACGTTTCAACCGAGCGCCCTTCCTTGTACACTCACGGTCGATGAGCTGATCCGGCAGCCCATCGAAGCCGCCGGGCGGTCGTTGCAATTCACCGGGGTCAGCGTCGGCAATCCTCACTGCGTGATATTCAAACAGCCGGGTGAGACCTGGACGAGAGAGGACCTCCTCACCCTGGGGCCTGTGCTCGAAAACCATGCTCTCTTCCCGAAACGGACCAACGTCCAACTCGCGGTGCCCACCGGCCCGAAAGAAATCTTCATTCTGATCTGGGAACGCGGCGCCGGGGAAACGCAGGCTTCCGGATCGTCGTCCTGTGCGGCTGCCAGCGCCGCCGTCCGCCTCGGACTGGTGAAGGGACCGGTCACGGTCAAGATGCCCGGCGGCACGCTCAACATCGAAGTCGCCCAGGACTTCAGCCTCACAATGAAAGGCCCGGTCGCAGAGGTCGCCCGAGGTGCCCTGAGTCCGTCGTTTGTGCGCGGACTCAAATAA
- the uvrC gene encoding excinuclease ABC subunit UvrC produces the protein MTTDALQSKLDHLPVQPGCYLFRNAKREILYVGKAAVLADRVRSYFQKGSDQTPKTALLVNEIADLETIVTRSELEALILESNLIKRHRPRFNIVLRDDKQYPYLRLPIKENFPRLSIVRRVQKDGALYYGPYTPAGALRETLKVIRKAFPLATCEIDIDGRADRACIEFEIKRCMAPCTGNQSRDEYHQIVKQVRQFLEGRDRELLDSLREDMEQAAEREAFEEAARLRDRLFSVERTLEKQRITQISTTDQDVIGLARQGTAADLQLLFVRGGLLIGRKDFFWPQSADSSDEELVRSAIEQFYNKEGQPPKELLVPTTLDEAPLIEQWLSEKRGDTVRLLAPERGTKHQLVLLAEENAAAAIADHLRNEALDRQATAELKRLLRLDAIPRRIEGFDISNIMGNQSVASLVVWEDGQAKKSDYRKFRIQTVEGANDFASMQETVMRRYGATEDLARPDLILIDGGLGQLSAALEGLKQVGQEQIPIMGLAKARGEKDERIFLPGRKNPIVLRPTSPATHLLQRIRDEAHRFALTYHRNLRGKALLSSELDQIAGIGTIRRKRLLKQFGSLQRVAAATDEELRSAGLDTSTVAALRKALTPS, from the coding sequence ATGACGACTGACGCGCTGCAATCCAAACTCGATCACCTGCCCGTGCAACCGGGTTGCTACCTCTTTCGAAATGCAAAGCGGGAGATCCTCTACGTCGGAAAAGCCGCCGTGCTGGCGGACCGCGTCCGCTCCTATTTCCAGAAGGGCAGCGACCAGACCCCGAAGACCGCCCTGCTCGTCAACGAGATTGCCGACCTCGAAACCATCGTCACCCGCTCCGAGCTGGAAGCGCTGATCCTCGAGAGCAATCTGATTAAGCGCCACCGCCCGCGCTTCAACATCGTCCTGCGTGACGACAAACAGTACCCCTATCTCCGTCTGCCGATCAAAGAGAACTTTCCCCGCCTCTCCATCGTCCGGCGGGTGCAGAAAGACGGGGCGCTCTACTACGGTCCCTACACGCCGGCCGGGGCGCTCCGCGAAACACTGAAAGTGATCCGCAAAGCGTTTCCATTGGCCACCTGCGAAATCGACATCGACGGCCGGGCCGACCGGGCCTGCATCGAGTTCGAGATCAAACGCTGCATGGCCCCCTGCACCGGCAACCAGTCGCGGGACGAATACCACCAGATCGTCAAACAGGTTCGCCAGTTTCTCGAAGGGCGGGACCGGGAGCTACTGGACAGCCTGCGCGAGGACATGGAGCAGGCGGCGGAACGGGAAGCGTTCGAAGAGGCCGCCCGGCTGCGGGATCGCCTGTTTAGCGTCGAACGCACGTTGGAAAAGCAGCGCATCACCCAGATCAGCACGACCGACCAGGATGTGATCGGGCTGGCCCGTCAGGGCACTGCGGCGGATCTCCAGCTCCTGTTCGTGCGCGGAGGCCTGTTGATCGGACGTAAGGATTTCTTCTGGCCTCAATCCGCCGACTCAAGCGACGAGGAACTCGTCCGTTCGGCCATCGAGCAGTTCTACAACAAAGAAGGGCAACCGCCCAAGGAACTGTTGGTCCCCACGACCCTCGACGAGGCTCCGTTGATCGAACAGTGGTTGAGCGAGAAACGCGGCGACACCGTGCGTCTCCTGGCTCCCGAACGGGGCACCAAGCATCAACTGGTCCTACTCGCGGAGGAGAACGCCGCGGCGGCCATTGCCGATCATCTCCGCAACGAGGCCCTGGACCGGCAGGCGACGGCCGAACTCAAACGGCTGCTGCGCCTCGACGCAATCCCCCGCCGCATCGAAGGGTTCGATATCTCGAACATCATGGGCAATCAGTCGGTCGCCTCGCTGGTCGTGTGGGAAGACGGGCAGGCCAAGAAATCCGACTATCGCAAATTCAGGATTCAGACGGTGGAGGGAGCCAACGACTTTGCGAGTATGCAGGAAACCGTGATGAGGCGGTATGGCGCGACCGAAGATCTTGCCCGTCCTGACCTGATCCTCATCGATGGCGGGTTAGGCCAGTTGAGCGCTGCGCTCGAAGGATTGAAACAGGTCGGACAGGAGCAGATTCCGATCATGGGCCTCGCCAAGGCCCGCGGCGAGAAAGACGAACGGATTTTTCTCCCCGGCCGGAAAAACCCCATCGTCCTGCGGCCGACCTCTCCGGCTACCCACCTGCTCCAGCGCATTCGCGACGAAGCCCATCGCTTCGCCCTGACCTATCACCGGAATTTGCGCGGCAAGGCCTTGTTGTCATCCGAACTCGACCAGATCGCCGGCATCGGCACCATTCGCCGCAAGCGGCTCCTGAAGCAATTCGGGAGCCTCCAACGAGTCGCCGCCGCCACCGACGAGGAACTCCGGTCCGCCGGCCTCGATACTTCCACCGTCGCCGCCCTACGTAAAGCCCTCACCCCGTCCTAG
- a CDS encoding autoinducer binding domain-containing protein, which produces MSQPAFSAKEFQRLGAIMQDARSVDRSDRVWRLVSAVQNVIPYEFSGCGAVDLLHGIDPSLGHSTYPREFCQLYMGQGLKVDPALRRLITSGQTVTSSADEPTPNEPKDITSLKLDFGIKTCLSAGVRGANGACSYFAFSNFDAKQADKLRLLLDILTPHFHLSYMRCHSAWNPERPAPPPTILSKREEEILRWVAAGKTNWEISVILKVSLNTVKFHLKNVFQKIGVENRWSAIAYWQTGEQHRIVPSAPPSDDRPPSGANAPK; this is translated from the coding sequence ATGAGTCAGCCAGCATTTTCCGCCAAGGAATTTCAACGGCTCGGCGCGATCATGCAGGATGCCCGCTCCGTCGATCGCAGCGACAGAGTGTGGCGACTCGTCTCGGCCGTACAGAACGTGATTCCCTATGAATTCTCCGGATGCGGCGCCGTCGATCTCCTGCACGGCATCGATCCTTCCCTGGGACATTCCACCTATCCCCGCGAATTCTGCCAACTGTATATGGGACAAGGCTTGAAGGTCGATCCGGCCCTGCGCCGGCTCATCACGTCCGGCCAAACCGTCACCTCCAGCGCCGATGAACCGACCCCCAACGAGCCCAAGGACATCACCTCGCTCAAACTCGACTTCGGCATCAAGACCTGCCTCTCGGCCGGAGTGCGAGGAGCCAACGGAGCTTGTTCGTACTTCGCCTTCAGCAATTTCGATGCAAAACAGGCCGACAAACTCCGTCTTCTGCTCGATATTTTAACCCCGCATTTTCATCTGAGTTATATGCGATGCCACTCCGCGTGGAATCCGGAACGACCTGCCCCGCCGCCAACCATACTGAGCAAACGGGAAGAAGAAATTCTCCGATGGGTTGCGGCAGGCAAGACCAATTGGGAAATCTCCGTCATTCTGAAAGTCAGTTTGAACACCGTCAAATTTCATCTCAAGAACGTCTTTCAGAAAATCGGCGTCGAGAATCGATGGAGCGCCATTGCCTATTGGCAAACCGGCGAACAACATCGCATCGTTCCATCCGCACCGCCCAGTGACGACCGTCCGCCCTCCGGGGCCAACGCACCCAAGTAA
- a CDS encoding beta-ketoacyl-[acyl-carrier-protein] synthase family protein: MTPQTSRRVVITGMGVISPLGCTVDLFWHLLSKGESAVKPVSSFDTTPFQACLAAEVRDFDPEDFLHRKQARRMGRATQFAVASAMMATRDSGMDLDQEDRGSIGISIGTSIGGMKEAFEFHDAAKLNAYERVNPFTMGMTFPNAISSEVAIVLGLHGPCETYSIGCSSTANAIGRAYEWIKSGQSSLVIAGGTEAPLHPSVYAAMNAGRALAPDERGAIRNLPRPFDKTRCGMVLGEGAGCFILEDYEHARARGAKMYAELEGWGFTCDAHSMVKADHTGHEQQRAARLALSTAHWFPEEVDYVNACGLGTMELDALETNTVKQVLGEHAYRVPVSSFKAALGHAFAASGAFQVIGTAKAMEHQFIPPTLNLTTPDPTCDLDYVSGQGRAAHLDRALINSFGFGGKNIVLALSRMNAGIATTRPMAATPGYGVTHLVGVS, from the coding sequence ATGACACCACAGACCTCTCGTCGAGTCGTCATCACCGGAATGGGAGTGATTTCCCCGCTGGGTTGTACCGTCGACCTGTTTTGGCATTTATTGAGCAAAGGTGAAAGCGCCGTGAAACCGGTCAGCTCGTTCGATACCACACCGTTCCAGGCCTGTCTCGCCGCTGAAGTCCGGGACTTCGACCCCGAAGATTTCCTCCATCGCAAGCAGGCCCGTCGTATGGGACGAGCGACTCAGTTCGCCGTCGCCTCCGCCATGATGGCGACTCGCGATTCCGGCATGGACCTGGACCAGGAAGATCGCGGCTCCATCGGCATCAGCATCGGCACCTCCATCGGCGGCATGAAGGAAGCGTTCGAGTTCCACGATGCGGCCAAACTCAACGCCTATGAGCGTGTCAACCCGTTCACAATGGGCATGACCTTCCCGAATGCGATTTCATCGGAAGTGGCCATCGTGCTGGGACTCCACGGTCCCTGCGAAACCTACTCCATCGGCTGTTCTTCGACGGCCAATGCCATCGGACGCGCCTACGAATGGATCAAATCAGGCCAGTCGTCGCTCGTCATCGCGGGTGGAACCGAAGCGCCGCTCCACCCGAGCGTTTACGCCGCCATGAACGCCGGACGTGCGCTGGCCCCGGACGAACGCGGCGCCATTCGCAACCTCCCCCGTCCCTTCGACAAAACCCGATGCGGCATGGTGTTAGGCGAAGGCGCCGGCTGCTTCATTCTGGAGGACTACGAGCACGCCCGGGCGCGCGGCGCGAAAATGTATGCCGAGTTGGAAGGATGGGGCTTTACCTGTGATGCCCATTCCATGGTGAAGGCGGATCACACGGGCCACGAGCAGCAACGGGCGGCCAGGCTGGCCCTCTCGACGGCCCATTGGTTCCCGGAGGAAGTGGACTACGTGAACGCCTGCGGGCTCGGCACCATGGAGTTGGATGCGCTCGAAACGAACACGGTCAAACAGGTCCTGGGGGAGCACGCATATCGGGTTCCCGTCAGTTCGTTTAAAGCGGCACTCGGTCACGCCTTCGCCGCCAGCGGCGCCTTCCAAGTCATCGGCACCGCAAAGGCCATGGAGCACCAGTTCATCCCGCCCACGCTGAATCTGACGACGCCGGATCCGACATGCGATCTGGATTATGTCTCAGGACAGGGGCGGGCGGCGCATCTCGATCGTGCCTTGATCAACAGCTTTGGATTCGGCGGCAAGAATATCGTGCTCGCGCTGTCGCGGATGAATGCCGGCATCGCTACCACCCGCCCGATGGCGGCGACGCCGGGCTATGGCGTGACCCATCTGGTGGGAGTCTCGTAG
- a CDS encoding response regulator transcription factor has protein sequence MNELQNTPARVFIINPQELVRVGMRTLLNSVPDFMVIGEASSKEEALPLVLHHKPDIVVLDLRVQDGTGIETAKDILAHLPETRVLFLADALTDSTLLSAVATGAHGYVLQEAGAETLLHAMRSLTKGQSYLDPGVTRHTFAYLRKVADREPERGRHLLSPQERRLLPLIAQGKTNKEIAAELGLSDKTVKNYLANVYSKLHLSRRSQAAAFYLKTIP, from the coding sequence ATGAACGAATTACAGAACACACCGGCGCGCGTGTTCATCATCAATCCTCAGGAATTAGTCAGAGTCGGCATGCGAACGCTGCTGAACTCGGTACCGGACTTTATGGTGATCGGCGAGGCCTCGTCGAAAGAGGAGGCGCTCCCCCTGGTGCTCCACCACAAACCCGACATCGTCGTGCTCGATCTGCGCGTGCAGGACGGCACGGGTATCGAAACGGCCAAGGACATCCTCGCGCATCTTCCGGAGACGCGCGTGCTCTTTCTGGCCGATGCGCTGACTGATTCCACCCTGCTCTCCGCCGTCGCAACGGGCGCTCACGGATATGTCCTCCAGGAGGCCGGGGCGGAGACGCTGTTGCACGCCATGCGCAGCCTGACCAAGGGTCAATCCTACCTGGACCCGGGGGTAACCCGTCACACATTTGCCTACCTCCGCAAAGTCGCCGATCGGGAACCTGAACGAGGCCGTCATCTGCTGTCGCCGCAGGAGCGACGCCTCCTCCCCCTCATTGCCCAGGGAAAAACCAACAAGGAAATCGCCGCCGAGCTCGGGCTGAGCGATAAAACAGTCAAAAACTATCTGGCCAACGTGTATTCGAAACTTCACCTGAGCAGGAGGTCTCAAGCCGCCGCGTTTTACCTGAAGACCATTCCCTGA